CGAGCTTCGACTTCGGGGAGTCGTACGACGATCTCGACTGAAACGGGACCGACCGCCATGGGGCCGCTGCACCCCCGGGAAGGCGACGGACGGCTAGGCTCGCGCCCGAGACAGCACCACCGCAGTCGGGAGAGAGCCACACCATGGCCAAGAAGCGCCCCCAGACCAAGGCCGCCAGGCCCCAGGTGACCAACGGCGAGGTTCCGGTCGTCGGGGCCCGTGAGCCCTGCCCATGCGGATCGGGTCGCCGCTACAAGGCCTGTCACGGCCGGGCCGCCGCGCACGCCGTGACCGAGCTGGTCCAGCGCCCCTTCGGCGGTCTGGCCGGAGAGTGCGACTGGGTGGCTCTGCGGGAGCTGGTGCCCGCCGCGACCGCCACACTGACCCTCAAGGGCGGACTGCCCGAGGGCGTGCCCTCGGTGACCCTGGCGACCGTACTGCCGATGGCGTGGCCGGCACTGCGCCGCGACGACGGCTCCGTACTGCTCGGCCTGCAGAACGACACCTCGTCCGGCGACCTCAGCCGCCATCTCGCCGACACCCTGCAGCGGGCGCTGACCGCCGAGCCCGGCACGCCGGTCGCCGCGCAGCGCGTGGCCGCCGAAGGACCGCGGCTGCAGGATCTCCTCGACGAGAGCGCCGGCTTCGAACCGACCGTCCACTCCGGCTTCGAGTTCTGGGTCCCGGACTCCACGGAGAGCGCGTCCCCGGAGGTGACTGCCTCCCTGGAGCGCGCCAACGCCGCGGCGATCCCGACCGTGAAGCTCACCGGTGTGGACGCGGCGTACTGGTGCGAGACCCCGGAGAAGAACCACCTCCGCTGGGTCATGCCGCACCCGGAGGAGCAGCTCCTCGACGCGCTCGCGCGCCTGCACACCGCCGGTACGTCCTCGCTCGGCGACGACACCCGGCTGGTCGGCTCCTTCCGCGCACACGGGCTGATGGTCCCGGTCTGGGACCTGCCGAGCGGGATGAGCGCCGAGGAGTGCGAGAAGCCCGCGGCGGAGTTCGCGGAGCGGCTCACAAAGGCTCTCGCGACCGACGCTCCGCTGACGGCGGAGGAGCGCCGGTCGCGTGGCGGGCTCACCAACCGCCAGGTCACCCTGAGCTGAGAGTGACGGTTTCTGTCGACCGATAGGTGACTCCAGTCACAACTCGCCCTATGGGCAGGTAAATCCCTGTCCGAATACCCGAGATCGAATTTGCTAACTGCCGATCTCTTGTTACGGTTCTAGAAGCCCGGTCGCTGGTGCATCCCCCGTCGCCAGCGATCGGGCGCTTCCATTTCCGCGGAACGGTTCGTTCCGTCAACGACTCGCGGGAACACCGGAGTTGCTTCCGGACCGCGGCAGCGAGGGCCCTTCTCCCGTACCGTCCGCAGTTGCGAACTCCGCGACTGCGGAAATAGCCCTCGACAGGGCCGCGAGAGGC
This portion of the Streptomyces sp. NBC_01750 genome encodes:
- a CDS encoding DUF5926 family protein — its product is MAKKRPQTKAARPQVTNGEVPVVGAREPCPCGSGRRYKACHGRAAAHAVTELVQRPFGGLAGECDWVALRELVPAATATLTLKGGLPEGVPSVTLATVLPMAWPALRRDDGSVLLGLQNDTSSGDLSRHLADTLQRALTAEPGTPVAAQRVAAEGPRLQDLLDESAGFEPTVHSGFEFWVPDSTESASPEVTASLERANAAAIPTVKLTGVDAAYWCETPEKNHLRWVMPHPEEQLLDALARLHTAGTSSLGDDTRLVGSFRAHGLMVPVWDLPSGMSAEECEKPAAEFAERLTKALATDAPLTAEERRSRGGLTNRQVTLS